DNA from Flavobacterium aestivum:
AGATTATTCCAATACCAGTCAACCGCTTCTTTTAATCCTTCTTGTAAGGAGTATCTAGGATTGTAACCCAACATCGTTCTAGCTTTGTCAATACTTGCTAATGAATGAGGAATATCTCCTGCTCTATTAGGTCCATACTCAATTGCTACTTGTGCAATCTTTGGGTCATATTCAGCTAAAAATACTTTTAAATAACCTACTAAATCATTTAATGTATTCCTATCACCATATGCGGTATTATAGACAGTATTTATTGCTTCTTGATTTTTAGTAATCATCGCCAATTCATTCATCTGAATTACGTTATCAATATACGTAAAATCACGAGAATAATTTCCATCACCATTTATTTTTGGGCTTTCATGTTGCATAAATTGCATAACAAACTTTGGAATAACTGCAGCATAAGCTCCATTTGGGTCTTGTTTCCGTCCGAATACATTAAAATAACGCAATCCGATAGTTTCTAATCCATAAGTTTTGCTGAAAATTTCGGCATACAGCTCATTTACATATTTTGTAATGGCATATGGCGAAAGCGGCTTTCCAATGACACCTTCTACTTTTGGCAACCCCTCAGAATCTCCATAAGTTGATGAACTTGCCGCATATACAAATCGCTTAACATTGGCATCTCTAGCGGCTACTAACATATTTAAAAAACCAGAAACATTAACATCATTTGTAGTAACAGGATCATTAATTGATCTTGGCACAGAGCCTAATGCTGCTTGATGCAACACATAATCTACTCCTTCTACTGCTTGTTTACATGTTTCTATATTACGTATATCCCCTTCAATCAAGCTGAAATTTTCATTATCTATAAAATCCTTCAAATTATGAAGATGACCCGTAGCAAAATTATCCAAACAAACTACTCTATAATTTTTGGATAAAAAATATTCACATAAATTAGACCCTATAAATCCTGCTCCTCCCGTAACTAATATTGTCTGTTTATTATTCTTTATCATCCTCAATTAATTTAAAATAGTCTAACTACGCTTTATTTTTAAATATTTTCTCAAAAATACTCTTCTTTTTTTCGGTTTCATGATATCCATTAGAATAATTACCGTTTCCATAACCGTAACCGTATCCATAACCTCCACCATACTTGGCTTTATTTTCAAAGCCATTCAAAATAATACTCGTATTTTGAAGCTCCTCCCGATTAGCTCTATTATTTAATAATGTTATCATTTCTTTTTTTGTAAAATTTTGTCTTACTATATATAAAGTAACATCACAATATTCAGCCAACTCGAGTGAATCTGCCACCAAACCTACTGGCGGCGTATCCAAAATAATATAATCGTATTTCGTTTTAAGTTCTTCTATCAATTCTTTCATTCCATCACTCAAAATCAATTCAGAAGGATTGGGTGGTATTGGTCCGGACAATATTACATCAAGATAAGGAACCGAAGTGTGATTGACAATCCCATCCAAATTTTTATCCTTGATTAAATAATTGACAACCCCAACTGTATTGGTCAGATTAAATTCTTCAAACAACTTTGGTTTTCTCAAGTCCAACCCTACAATTACTGTCTTTTTTTCGCTTAAGGCAAAAACAGTGGCAATGTTTATCGAACAAAATGTTTTTCCTTCACCACTCACTGAAGATGTTATCATTAATGTTTTTGCTCCCGAAACATTATTCTTTTTGTACAAAAACTGAAGAGAAGAACGGATAGCTCTAAAAGATTCTGACAAAGCAGATTTTGGTTTTTCGAATACCGCCAAATTAGTATTTTCAGGATTTATACCCACAATACCAATAATAGGAATACTTGTTAATTTACTGATATCATCAGGATTTTGTATAGTATTATTGATAAAAAAACCAACAACGATAACCAACAAAGGAAATAACAAACCTAGAAATAAAGCTAACACATAATTCACACCAGTCTTAGGCCCAATAAGACCTCCGCCAATATCCTTTGCTGGATCTATAAAATGAATATCTGATAAATTGGCTGCTTTTACAATATCGGCCTCACTCCTTTTTTGAAGAAAGGTACTGTAAATATTGTCGTTTAGATCATACTTCCGTTTGATTTTTATTAATTCTTGCTGATCATCCGGAAGACGCTTAATCTTGCTTTCTGTTTGATTAATTTTGCTCTCCACTGTTGCCAAATCATATTGCAAAGCAGATTTTGCAGTAACTATATTTTCCAATAGAACATTCTTAACCGCTTCCATTTGATTATCAAAATCCCTAAATATTTTTTCGCTTTTTACAGCATAAGCCATTTCCGATCTTTGGGTAGAAAGAGCTATTAATTTAGACACATTGACAACAATATTGGGATCATCTATTCCAGCTACTGAAGGTGCGGGTAATTTTGAATAATCTACACTGTTTTTTAGATATGCTTTTAATGAATTACAATAAGCTATTTTTCTATTTATTGCATCTCTTTCTACATCAAAATCAAGAATTTTATCTGAAAATTTAACGCCTCCTCCCTGTTCAACATCATAAATATTTTTGCCTTTTCTAAACGATTTTAGCTCATCTCCAGTTTCTTTTAGTTGAGACTCCATTGCTACAAGTGTACTATCAATAAAATTAACGGTATTTGTTGCAAACTGGTTTTTACTATCTAACTGTCTTTTTATAAGCATTTTGACAGTTGAATTGAGGTACTCAACCATTCGGGCTTTATTAGTCCCTTGCATTCCTAGGGTAATTATAGAACCTCCTTTGTCATCAGATTTAACATTTATATTTCTATAACTTGAAACAGTTGAGTCAAAATCATTAAATCTAACAAAGTATTCATTCCCTTTATAAAAACCTGGATTATCTTTAATTTGCAATTTCCAATTCAAAAAAGGCAAAGAAACCTGTTCTCCTACTTTGTATTTTTTAACATATTCTCCCTCAACAACTGCAGTATTGCTATGACTATTATCAGAATAATGAATTAAGGATGCTGAAGTTCCCTCGAAGGGAATTCTTATTTCGTATTCGTTTTCACTTATAAATTTAATTCCAATAAGATTTCCAGTTACTTGTCCTTGCTTTTTATCGATATCTACATAAAAAGGAACTGCACCATAAGCATCTACAAGATTGTACTCCCCTTGTACCAAATAATCAATATAGAATTGTAATTTATCTACAACCAACTCATTATGAGAGCGTGATTCTAAAGTGGTCGAAATAGTCTGGATTTGATCTGAAGCACCTCCCCAATTAAAGACCAAACTTGTATTTGAAGTAAAAAGCGGATTGGTTTCTTCTTTTACCGAAATTAAGGTCTCTATTTCATAAATCTTTTCTTTACGTATATTAACCTGATACGCAATCATTAAAGCTATTAATACAGACGCTAAAAACCATTTCCAATAACTTAATATCTTTATTAAAAAACTCTTAAAATCAAAACTGGGTTGATTTTCAAAAACAGTAAAATCTTTAATATCTAACATCTTTTGAATTTGATTTTAATTTTTTAGCAATAAATAAGTAGTGGTAAATAAAGACAATAATGTAATAAGAGTTGTCAAAGATTGTATTCCTGTACTACCTGTTCCCCATGTTTTTTGCTTGAGTGGTTTTACATAAATATAATCATTTGGCTGCAAAAAGTAGTATGGAGAATTTATTACATTTATATCTGTTAAATCTAGATCTTTCATCTCGGTTCCATTTGGAGTTTGTCTAATTATGGTTACCGCCTTTCTATCTCCTGTCGTAGTTATATCTCCTGCATTTGCAATAGCTTCCATCACATTCACTTTTTCTTGGAACAATGTTTTGGTCCCAGTACTTCCAACCTCTCCATTTATTGTATATCGAAATCCCGCTAATTTAACCACCACAAAAATACTGGCATTTTCCTTAAAATAGTCGGCTAATAATTGTTTTTCTATATTAACACGTACTTCTTCAAGAGTAAATCCCATTACATTCATCTCTCCTAAAACTGGAATTCGAATATTCCCATGATCATCAACTGTAAAACCATCAAAATACAAACTAGATTCCGAATGTCCTGTTGTCACCCCATTATTTGTTGTACTAGGATTAAAAATAGCCACTAGTTTAGGATCTAATGCTTTAATCGTAATACTCAAAACATCATGAGTTTGTAAACGATAAGGTTTAGACTCAATCATAGCGATTGTGCTTTCACCGGAAGAATTAGCTTTTTTTTGGAGGTAAACCAAATCCTTTACTGGAATACAGGAGGTAAACAACACACCGATAAGTAAAAATGTATAGATTAAACGCATGTTCATTTGCAATAATTTAGTAACAAATATAAGTTTTCAATTACTATTTAAAAAGCATTAGCTTAATAAACCACTTAATTGGATTTTAAAGATTTTTCAAACGGTACTCTTTGTAATATACTTCTGCCTAGAGTCACTTCATCTGCGTATTCTAATTCATCTCCAACTGCTATTCCCCGTGCAATTGTCGAAACAATAATTGATAAATCCGCGATTTGTTTATAGATATAAAAATTGGTCGTATCTCCTTCCATTGTTGAGCTTAACGCAAATATTATTTCACTAACCTGACCCAACTTGACTTTCTCTATCAATGAATTAATATTGAGCTGACTTGGTCCTATCCCATCAATAGGCGAAATTTTACCTCCTAAAACATGATAAATTCCCCTAAATTGACCTGTATTCTCGATTGCCATCACATCTCTAATATCTTCAACTACACAAATAATTTGTCTATTTCTATTAACATTGGCACAAATTTCACAAACTTCGCTGTCAGATATATTATGACAACTGTTGCAATATTTAATTTCCTCACGCATCGTAACTAATGCTTGTGCTAAAAATGAGGCTTGTTCTTTGGGTTGTTTTAAAATATGTAAAACCAATCGCAAAGCAGTCCTTTTACCAATTCCAGGTAATTGAGACATTTCATTAACTGCTTTCTCTATTAGTTTTGAAGAAAATTCCATGGTTACAAAAGTAATTAATTGTATTCTGCTTTAAAAACAATACAAACTTAAAGGTTAAGAGATCTTTATTCCAATAGCTTTCAGGAAAAGATCAACTCATTATTAATTTCAGAAGTTGAAAACTAAACACAAATTATCAACCAAATGAATGATTTTAAATTACATCTTACTAAATCTGAAATCAAAAGTTGTTAATCAAATTTTTAAATGATTTATAGACAAACCATTCATTTAATCTCATTGTCTGATATCGGAAAGACTAAAAAATTAATACTTATTTAAAGTCAATAAAGTAAGAACACATGCCACTTCTACCTTTATATTATTTAATTTCAACAATTGATAAAACTCTGGGTTTTCAGTTCCAGGATTAAAGATCACGCGTTTGGGTTTTGCTTCTACAATATAATTGTAATACTCTTTTTGGTGTGTTGGATTTATATATAAACTTACTGTATCTATATTTTTTATTGGAATCGCCTTAGTCTTAATTTTAACGCCTGCCACTTCTCCCATATTCTGTCCTAAAGCCAGAACAGAATGTCCTTTTTCAACCAACATTTCAATGGCTTTAAAAGCTGCTCTTTCAGATTTTGTAGTAGCTCCAAGAACTAAGGTTTTTTTATTTTTTGTCATTTTAAATCAATATAAGATGCAAAAGTAATCAAAAAGGATCAAGCTCTTACTATATATTGACTTATAGCCTTTGTTATTT
Protein-coding regions in this window:
- the recR gene encoding recombination mediator RecR, with the protein product MEFSSKLIEKAVNEMSQLPGIGKRTALRLVLHILKQPKEQASFLAQALVTMREEIKYCNSCHNISDSEVCEICANVNRNRQIICVVEDIRDVMAIENTGQFRGIYHVLGGKISPIDGIGPSQLNINSLIEKVKLGQVSEIIFALSSTMEGDTTNFYIYKQIADLSIIVSTIARGIAVGDELEYADEVTLGRSILQRVPFEKSLKSN
- a CDS encoding exopolysaccharide transport family protein produces the protein MLDIKDFTVFENQPSFDFKSFLIKILSYWKWFLASVLIALMIAYQVNIRKEKIYEIETLISVKEETNPLFTSNTSLVFNWGGASDQIQTISTTLESRSHNELVVDKLQFYIDYLVQGEYNLVDAYGAVPFYVDIDKKQGQVTGNLIGIKFISENEYEIRIPFEGTSASLIHYSDNSHSNTAVVEGEYVKKYKVGEQVSLPFLNWKLQIKDNPGFYKGNEYFVRFNDFDSTVSSYRNINVKSDDKGGSIITLGMQGTNKARMVEYLNSTVKMLIKRQLDSKNQFATNTVNFIDSTLVAMESQLKETGDELKSFRKGKNIYDVEQGGGVKFSDKILDFDVERDAINRKIAYCNSLKAYLKNSVDYSKLPAPSVAGIDDPNIVVNVSKLIALSTQRSEMAYAVKSEKIFRDFDNQMEAVKNVLLENIVTAKSALQYDLATVESKINQTESKIKRLPDDQQELIKIKRKYDLNDNIYSTFLQKRSEADIVKAANLSDIHFIDPAKDIGGGLIGPKTGVNYVLALFLGLLFPLLVIVVGFFINNTIQNPDDISKLTSIPIIGIVGINPENTNLAVFEKPKSALSESFRAIRSSLQFLYKKNNVSGAKTLMITSSVSGEGKTFCSINIATVFALSEKKTVIVGLDLRKPKLFEEFNLTNTVGVVNYLIKDKNLDGIVNHTSVPYLDVILSGPIPPNPSELILSDGMKELIEELKTKYDYIILDTPPVGLVADSLELAEYCDVTLYIVRQNFTKKEMITLLNNRANREELQNTSIILNGFENKAKYGGGYGYGYGYGNGNYSNGYHETEKKKSIFEKIFKNKA
- a CDS encoding CoA-binding protein produces the protein MTKNKKTLVLGATTKSERAAFKAIEMLVEKGHSVLALGQNMGEVAGVKIKTKAIPIKNIDTVSLYINPTHQKEYYNYIVEAKPKRVIFNPGTENPEFYQLLKLNNIKVEVACVLTLLTLNKY
- a CDS encoding polysaccharide biosynthesis/export family protein; this translates as MNMRLIYTFLLIGVLFTSCIPVKDLVYLQKKANSSGESTIAMIESKPYRLQTHDVLSITIKALDPKLVAIFNPSTTNNGVTTGHSESSLYFDGFTVDDHGNIRIPVLGEMNVMGFTLEEVRVNIEKQLLADYFKENASIFVVVKLAGFRYTINGEVGSTGTKTLFQEKVNVMEAIANAGDITTTGDRKAVTIIRQTPNGTEMKDLDLTDINVINSPYYFLQPNDYIYVKPLKQKTWGTGSTGIQSLTTLITLLSLFTTTYLLLKN